A window of Sebastes umbrosus isolate fSebUmb1 chromosome 3, fSebUmb1.pri, whole genome shotgun sequence contains these coding sequences:
- the pdcd11 gene encoding protein RRP5 homolog, whose product MASVEEDFPRGGTAKKPSKESKIVVQRTEVDNLFQSNERVETKKRKGAGKDDGKKQKKPKTGKEGGLTLNAAAKCVEILHMKNVKEGILMLGCVKEVADFEVTVSLPCGMQGFLSIKNICDPYTKLLSEQLDSADTEEICSLPHLFYPGMVIRCVVAKLDVAKRGSLSLQLSINPKVVNKALTSSSLKAGMVLSGCVESVEDHGYIVDIGISGTKAFLPKNAVKDKHNNLEELTVGQYVMPEVEEVKNDGRVARLSVNPATVAQACAESEQGWNLTNLLPGLLVKATIKKVTKHGLLLDFLSSFSGQVDFLHMEPEQTSSYTEGTEVRARVLYVEPSTRLVGLSLRSHLVQPGTTVDPSPAGGDRIGEVVKDCKMTAMHHMSGAMLELPDNTLAFVHRNHLKESNVPANENRALAMTEHTCRILNFSAIDQIHFVSLRKSVIEKRFYRYHDLQAGQVVEGTVTLLLDHGMVVHLSDHIKGLVPRTHLSDIVLKNPEKKYTEGMKIKCRVLSVDAEKKSLYLTRKKALVHSDLPLFLSYTDARPGRVSHGYIVCIKNFGCIVRFYNSVKGLVPLGELSSEPVTKPEEVFYVGQVLKARVLQCDPDKAKMVLSFKAAMEGDTEEAAKPQLDCEIGKSLEAKVLKKTVNGLEVAILPDDIRAVLPTVHLSDHVSNCPLLWESLQEGDHISKLICFNKNKRNITLTKKPTVRWSLEDGVVAKDFSEVTVGMQLTGWIKNIMSYGVFVEFPYGLVGLAPKSAMTDKFIKDTTTAFQPGQTVIAKVTNLDVEKRRFLVTLKISEVISPDGDTKTRFLDGWLERRAVSEMLATRENSDLRKQLAALSVGEKLKLTVDTAKDSGATFKSDDLSGATILANKHHVTGVNLTPGQKVTAVVLRVDILSSCVHVTILSKLVGRKKSLAEGSYTAMVQHIDEDFAVISLGDTAQLTVIQTSSHLNETFLSESDKLREGMILAVQVIVSSLPELQGLSMVSWERSGAKRQRTTSENQTGSKGHRFGDIVRGKVRTVKPTSIQVTLEDGSTGSVHVSQVVDVAEVCQRSFPTSLVKVGSEVTARVIGGREASSRRFLPFSHPKFTYKIPELTLIPSKLDTSTDFKAVTAKDKLNSYTVGEEMACFVSKFNPQKKSLEVTTDPCITGTIELLAMITDPKDAGHPEKLFKLGQAVHARVVEVNSKPHRFVLSLTGVHKLEKDSVTLGMVTNILPQVGLQVKLPFGGTGTVAVTDLADAYKPNPLDGYSKDQLIRCFLLGEENGKWQLSLRQSRLNPQQAKPAKDPEVLSVDKLQADQIIRGYVKSVGEQGVFIRLSRSITGRAQLQQSTKYFVNNYKVLSMHLTPNTLLTTKILSIDEEEELVHLSLLPVDTGKPDILPESLGLPLRLIGEEKKEHDTKKKKKRTASESEQNQAESQVPKKKKKKTKRGQTDGNDSGVEVYFREEEDMEDEKETTSVSVKATHSSAAPSRLQVAAGFSWDVGLSSLKPASAAQEGDSSDGEDQDGSSKLQKKTRHELEQEKKAAEKALVQREIELMDPSLRPKDAAAFERLLLASPNSSLLWLQYMAHHLQATQIEQARAVAERALKTISFREEQEKLNVWVALLNLENMYGTEESLKKVFERALQFCEPMPVYQQLADIYAKSDKAEEAEGLYKTMVKRFRQNKAVWLSYGTFLLQQGQSDAASALLQRALKSLPSKESVDVIAKFAQLEFRYGDSEKGRTMFDKVLTSYPKRTDLWSVFIDIMVKNGSQKEVRALFDRVIHLSVSVKKIKFFFKRYLEYEKKYGTPQSIQAVKEKAMEFVEAKGTEAAN is encoded by the exons ATGGCATCAGTGGAGGAAGACTTCCCTCGAGGAGGGACGGCAAAGAAGCCCAGCAAAGAGAGTAAGATAGTGGTGCAGAGGACAGAAGTGGACAACTTGTTCCag TCAAACGAAAGAGTAGAAACTAAGAAAAGAAAGGGGGCGGGCAAAGATGACGGCAAGAAGCAAAAGAAGCCAAAGACGGGCAAAGAAGGTGGTCTGACGCTGAATGCAGCAGCCAAATGTGTGGAAATTCTACATATGAAG AATGTGAAGGAGGGTATCCTGATGCTGGGCTGTGTGAAGGAGGTAGCAGACTTTGAGGTGACAGTCAGCCTGCCCTGCGGCATGCAAGGCTTCCTCAGCATCAAGAACATCTGTGACCCGTACACCAAACTGCTCAGCGAGCAACTGGATTCAGCTGATACAGAG GAGATCTGCTCTCTGCCTCACCTCTTCTACCCCGGCATGGTGATCAGGTGTGTGGTTGCCAAGTTGGATGTAGCCAAACGAGGCTCTCTTAGCCTCCAACTGTCAATCAATCCAAAGGTGGTCAACAAGGCTCTCACGTCAAGCTCTCTGAAAGCTGGCATG GTCTTGAGTGGATGTGTGGAGAGCGTGGAGGATCATGGCTACATAGTTGACATCGGCATCAGTGGAACCAAAGCCTTCCTGCCCAAGAATGCAgtaaaagacaaacacaacaacCTGGAAG AGCTGACAGTGGGTCAGTACGTGATGCCTGAAGTGGAAGAAGTAAAGAACGATGGGCGTGTGGCCCGCCTTTCTGTCAACCCCGCGACCGTCGCCCAGGCCTGCGCTGAATCCGAGCAGGGCTGGAACCTCACTAACCTGCTGCCCGGGCTTCTAGTGAAAGCCACGATCAAAAAG GTGACCAAACATGGTCTGCTCCTGGACTTCCTGTCCTCCTTCAGTGGCCAGGTGGACTTTCTCCACATGGAGCCAGAGCAGACATCCAGCTACACTGAGGGAACCGAG GTGCGAGCCCGTGTGCTGTATGTGGAGCCGTCCACCCGTCTGGTGGGCCTCAGCCTGCGCAGCCACCTCGTTCAGCCCGGGACCACCGTCGACCCCTCTCCTGCCGGAGGCGACCGCATCGGTGAGGTGGTGAAGGACTGCAAGATGACCGCCATGCACCACATGTCTGGAGCCATGTTGGAACTGCCGGACAACACGTTGGCCTTTGTGCAT AGGAACCACCTGAAGGAGTCGAATGTGCCAGCCAATGAAAACAGAGCGCTGGCCATGACTGAGCACACCTGCAGGATCCTGAACTTCAGCGCCATTGACCAAATTCATTTTGTCAGCCTGCGAAA GAGTGTGATTGAAAAGCGTTTTTACCGATATCATGATCTTCAGGCCGGTCAGGTCGTGGAG GGGACAGTTACACTCCTGCTGGATCACGGCATGGTGGTGCATCTGTCCGACCACATTAAAGGCCTGGTGCCCCGGACTCACCTGTCAGACATCGTCCTTAAGAACCCAGAGAAGAAGTACACGGAGGGCATGAAGATCAAATGTCGG GTGCTGTCAGTAGATGCAGAGAAAAAGAGTCTGTACCTGACCAGAAAGAAGGCCCTGGTTCACAGCGACCTGCCGTTGTTCCTCAGCTACACCGACGCCCGTCCTGGCCGCGTGTCCCACGGCTACATCGTCTGCATCAAGAACTTTGGCTGCATCGTTCGTTTCTACAACAGCGTCAAGGGTTTGGTGCCGCTCGGCGAGCTCAGCTCTGAGCCCGTCACCAAGCCTGAAGAGGTCTTCTATGTGGGGCAG GTGTTGAAGGCTAGAGTTCTTCAGTGTGACCCCGATAAGGCAAAGATGGTGCTGTCATTTAAGGCGGCGATGGAGGGAGACACAGAGGAAGCCGCCAAGCCCCAGTTAGACTGTGAGATAGGGAAG AGCCTGGAGGCCAAGGTGCTGAAAAAGACAGTCAACGGTCTGGAGGTGGCCATCCTCCCCGATGATATCCGGGCCGTACTACCCACAGTGCACCTGTCTGATCACGTGTCCAACTGCCCTCTGCTGTGGGAGAGCCTGCAGGAGGGAGACCACATCTCAAAACTCATCTGCTTCAACAAGAACAAACGCAATATT ACCCTCACCAAGAAACCAACAGTGCGATGGTCACTGGAGGATGGAGTGGTTGCCAAGGACTTCTCTGAAGTCACAGTTGGAATGCAGCTGACTGGCTGGATCAAGAACATCATGTCTTACGGCGTCTTTGTAGAGTTCCCATACGGCTTAGTGGGTCTTGCACCCAAGTCG gccaTGACCGACAAGTTCATCAAGGATACAACAACTGCCTTCCAGCCGGGCCAGACTGTGATCGCTAAAGTGACCAACCTGGATGTGGAAAAACGGCGTTTCCTGGTCACGCTGAAGATATCAGAGGTCATATCTCCAGATGGCGATACCAAGACCAGATTCCTTGATGGTTGGCTGGAGAGAAGAGCCGTGTCTGAAATGTTAGCTACGAGAG AGAACAGTGATCTCCGCAAGCAGCTGGCCGCTCTGTCTGTCGGTGAGAAGCTGAAGCTGACCGTAGATACTGCGAAGGACAGCGGCGCCACATTTAAGTCTGATGATTTGTCCGGTGCTACCATACTGGCCAACAAGCACCATGTCACGG GTGTTAATTTGACCCCAGGACAGAAAGTTACTGCGGTCGTCCTCCGTGTTGACATCCTGTCGTCATGTGTCCATGTGACCATCCTGTCCAAGCTGGTGGGGAGGAAGAAATCT TTAGCTGAAGGATCGTACACGGCGATGGTGCAGCACATCGACGAAGACTTTGCCGTCATCTCATTGGGCGACACGGCGCAGCTGACCGTGATCCAAACCAGCAGCCACCTGAACGAGACATTTCTGTCCGAGTCAGACAAGCTGAGGGAGGGGATGATTCTGGCCGTCCAGGTCATAGTATCCAGCCTCCCGGAGCTGCAGGGGCTCTCCATGGTGTCGTGGGAACGCAGCGGAGCAAAACGACAGCGCACAACCTCAGAAAACCAAACGGGCTCCAAGGGTCACCGCTTTGGTGACATCGTGCGAGGTAAAGTGCGGACAGTGAAGCCCACGTCCATTCAGGTCACGCTAGAGGACGGAAGCACGGGCAGCGTGCACGTGTCTCAGGTGGTGGATGTTGCAGAAGTGTGTCAGAGGTCCTTCCCTACGTCCTTGGTCAAAGTGGGCAGCGAGGTCACCGCCAGGGTCATCGGAGGACGAGAAGCCTCCAGTCGCAG ATTCTTGCCATTCTCCCATCCCAAATTTACATACAAAATTCCCGAGCTCACACTTATACCCAG caAACTGGATACGAGTACAGATTTCAAAGCAGTTACAGCAAAAGATAAACTAAACAGCTATACGGTCGGGGAAGAGATGGCATGCTTTGTATCAAAG TTCAATCCACAGAAGAAGAGTTTGGAGGTCACCACTGATCCTTGTATTACTGGGACAATTGAACTGCTGGCCATGATCACTGATCCAAAA GACGCCGGCCACCCAGAGAAACTGTTCAAGCTGGGCCAAGCAGTCCATGCCAGAGTGGTAGAAGTGAACTCCAAACCTCATCGCTTTGTGCTGTCACTCACAG gTGTCCATAAGCTGGAGAAAGACAGCGTTACTTTGGGGATGGTGACGAATATTCTGCCACAAGTTGGCCTCCAGGTCAAGCTTCCCTTTGGCGGCACGGGGACTGTGGCTGTTACTGACCTGGCTGATGCCTACAAGCCAAACCCCCTGGACGGCTACAGCAAGGATCAGCTGATCAG GTGTTTCCTTCTCGGGGAGGAAAATGGCAAGTGGCAGCTGTCTCTACGTCAGTCAAG GCTGAACCCACAGCAGGCCAAGCCAGCGAAGGACCCAGAGGTTTTGTCTGTAGACAAACTGCAGGCAGACCAGATCATCAGAGGCTACGTCAAGTCTGTGGGAGAGCAGGGGGTCTTCATCAG gTTGTCAAGGAGCATCACGGGAAGAGCCCAACTTCAGCAGTCCACCAAGTACTTTGTCAACAACTACAAGGTCCTCTCTATGCACCTGACTCCCAACACCCTGCTCACTACCAAGATCCTCAG CATtgacgaagaggaggagttgGTCCACCTCTCCCTGCTCCCAGTGGACACCGGGAAGCCAGACATCCTTCCAGAATCTCTCGGTCTGCCGCTGCGACTGAtcggagaggagaagaaggaacatgacaccaagaagaagaagaaacgcaCGGCGTCTGAGAGCGAACAG AACCAAGCCGAGTCCCAGGtcccgaagaagaagaagaagaaaacaaagagaggacAGACTGATGGCAATGACAGCGGAGTGGAGGTGTACTTCAGAGAAGAGGAGGATATGGAAGACGAAAAAGAAACCACATCTGTTTCTGTAAAA GCGACGCACAGCTCAGCGGCTCCATCCAGACTGCAGGTGGCAGCAGGTTTCTCCTGGGACGTGGGGCTGAGCTCCCTGAAGCCTGCCTCTGCAGCGCAGGAGGGCGACTCCAGTGATGGAGAGGACCAAGATGGAAGCAGCAAG CTCCAGAAGAAGACTCGTCATGAGCTCGAGCAAGAGAAAAAGGCAGCGGAGAAGGCCCTGGTACAGCGGGAGATTGAGCTGATGGATCCGAGCCTGCGGCCCAAGGACGCAGCCGCCTTCGAGCGGCTGCTCCTCGCTTCACCCAACAGCTCACTGCTCTGGCTCCAGTACATGGCTCACCATCTACAGGCCACCCAGATCGAGCAGGCCCGCGCTGTGGCCGAGAGGGCCCTCAAAACCATCTCTTTCAG GGAGGAGCAGGAGAAGCTGAATGTGTGGGTGGCCCTGCTGAACCTGGAGAACATGTACGGCACGGAGGAGAGCCTGAAGAAAGTGTTTGAGCGGGCGCTTCAGTTCTGCGAGCCCATGCCCGTGTACCAGCAGCTGGCTGACATCTACGCAAAGTCCGACAAGGCCGAG GAGGCAGAAGGTCTGTATAAGACAATGGTGAAGCGTTTCCGTCAGAATAAGGCGGTGTGGCTGAGCTATGGGACATTCCTGCTCCAGCAGGGTCAGAGCGACGCTGCCAGTGCTCTCCTGCAGAGGGCGCTGAAGAGTCTGCCCTCCAAAGAAA GTGTGGATGTTATCGCCAAGTTCGCTCAGCTGGAGTTCCGTTATGGGGATTCAGAGAAAGGTCGCACCATGTTTGACAAAGTCCTGACGAGCTACCCGAAACGTACAGACCTCTGGTCCGTCTTCATCGACATCATGGTCAAGAATGGATCACAGAAGGAAGTCAG GGCGCTCTTTGATCGCGTGATCCACCTGAGTGTGTCCGTGAAAAAGATCAAGTTCTTCTTCAAGCGCTACTTGGAGTACGAGAAGAAGTACGGCACCCCGCAGAGCATCCAGGCAGTCAAGGAGAAGGCCATGGAGTTTGTGGAAGCTAAAGGCACCGAGGCGGCCAACTAA
- the taf5 gene encoding transcription initiation factor TFIID subunit 5, with amino-acid sequence MAAVQGGLGDAVEEKDIKTEPASDGCGNNNATDGRLLSTSPGSGAAAGGNKPAAGAAAAAPEDQQTLLAVLQFLRKNKLTESVEILRREAGLPEDSPDLKAGDSSGAGSGAAAGGVEAEGGDASSLLSRVTSSSSAVVPPPTKATTGEDQPDVNVVLSAYSQQGDPKLYPVYYSGLKRFIESVLDCHRAELSQVFYPLFVHMYLELVYNNHESEAKAFFDKFTGDQECYYEDDLLVLSSLSKREHMRGNETLMDFRTSKFVLRISRDSYQLLKRHLQERQNNQIWNIIQEHLYIDIFDGMPRSKSQIDAMSGSLAGEAKREANKAKVYYGLLKEPEIELPLDDEDEEAENEEGKPKKKKPKKDSMGSKSKKQDPNAPQQTRIPLPELKDSDKLDKIMYMKEATKRIRLGPDNLPSICFYSFLNAYQGLTAVDFTDDSSLIAGGFADSTVRVWSVTPKKLRKVKSSADLNLIDKESDDVLERIMDERTASESKILYGHSGPVYGISFSPDRNYLLSSSEDGTVRLWSLQTFTCLVGYKGHNYPVWDTHFSPHGYYFVSGGHDRVARLWATDHYQPLRMFSGHLADVTCVRFHPNSNYVATGSSDRTIRLWDVLSGNCVRIFTGHKGPIHALSFSPNGKFLASGATDSRVLLWDIGHGLMIGELKGHTDAIYSLRFSRDGEILASGSMDNTVRLWNATKAFDDLETDDFTAATGHVHLQDNSQELLLGTYMSKSTPVTHLHFTRRNLLLAAGAYNP; translated from the exons atggcgGCCGTGCAGGGTGGTCTGGGCGACGCGGTGGaagaaaaagacataaaaacgGAACCGGCGAGCGACGGCTGCGGGAATAACAATGCAACCGACGGAAGACTGCTCTCCACGTCCCCCGGCTCCGGTGCTGCGGCTGGGGGTAACAAACCCGcggcaggagcagcagcagcagctccggaGGACCAGCAGACGCTGCTGGCGGTGCTGCAGTTCCTCAGGAAGAACAAACTCACCGAGTCCGTGGAGATCCTGCGTCGTGAAGCGGGATTACCGGAGGACTCACCGGACCTGAAGGCGGGTGATTCCTCCGGTGCAGGCTCTGGAGCTGCAGCGGGCGGTGTGGAGGCAGAAGGCGGCGATGCGAGCTCTCTGCTCAGCCGGGTGACCAGCTCATCCTCCGCTGTAGTCCCGCCGCCAACTAAAG CTACTACTGGGGAGGATCAGCCAGACGTGAACGTGGTGCTGTCGGCTTACAGCCAGCAGGGAGACCCAAAGCTGTACCCGGTTTACTACAGCGGCCTGAAGAGGTTCATAGAATCGGTTTTGGACTGTCACCGAGCAGAGCTGTCCCAGGTCTTCTACCCGCTGTTTGTGCACATGTATCTGGAACTGGTGTACAACAATCACGAAAGTGAGGCCAAGGCGTTCTTTGACAA GTTCACTGGCGATCAAGAGTGTTACTACGAAGACgacttgcttgttttgtccagctTGTCCAAGAGGGAGCACATGAGAGGCAACGAGACCCTAATGGACTTCCGCACCAGCAAGTTCGTCCTGCGTATCTCCCGGGACTCCTACCAGCTGCTGAAGAGGCACCTGCAGGAGCGCCAGAACAACCAGATCTGGAACATCATACAAGAGCACCTCTACATTGACATCTTCGATGGCATGCCGCGCAGCAAGAGCCAGATCGACGCCATGTCTGGCAGCTTGGCAGGAGAGGCCAAGCGAGAGGCCAATAAGGCTAAG GTTTACTATGGACTGCTGAAGGAGCCAGAAATTGAGCTGCCTCTTGATGACGAGGATGAGGAGGCAGAGAATGAGGAGGGTAAACCCAAGAAGAAGAAACCCAAAAAGGACAGCATGGGCTCCAAGAGCAAGAAGCAGGATCCTAATGCACCTCAACAGACTAG GATCCCTCTTCCAGAACTAAAGGATTCAGACAAGCTGGACAAGATCATGTACATGAAGGAGGCCACCAAGAGGATCCGCCTGGGACCAGATAACCTGCCCTCCATCTGCTTCTACTCTTTTCTCAATGCTTACCAG GGTCTGACTGCAGTGGACTTCACAGATGACTCCAGCCTGATCGCAGGAGGCTTCGCTGACTCCACAGTACGGGTGTGGAGCGTCACGCCGAAAAAGCTCCGCAAGGTCAAGTCCTCAGCAG aCTTGAATCTGATCGACAAAGAGTCGGACGATGTGCTGGAGAGGATCATGGATGAGAGGACGGCCAGTGAGTCAAAGATCCTCTATGGACACAGTGGCCCGGTGTATGGCATCAGCTTCAGTCCAGACAG AAACTACTTGTTGTCAAGTTCTGAAGATGGTACCGTCAGGCTGTGGAGTCTCCAAACATTTACTTGTCTGGTGGGCTACAAAGGCCACAATTACCCAGTGTGGGACACCCACTTTTCCCCTCATGGGTACTATTTTGTCTCCGGGGGACATGACAGAGTTGCCCG TCTGTGGGCAACAGATCACTACCAGCCTCTGCGGATGTTTTCCGGTCACCTAGCTGATGTCACTTGCGTCCGCTTCCACCCCAACTCCAATTATGTGGCCACGGGATCTTCTGATCGCACCATCCGGCTCTGGGATGTCCTGAGCGGGAACTGTGTCCGCATCTTCACGGGTCACAAG GGGCCTATCCATGCGCTGTCTTTCTCTCCCAATGGGAAGTTCTTGGCTTCAGGAGCCACTGATAGCAGAGTTCTCCTGTGGGACATCGGTCACGGGCTGATGATTGGAGAGCTTAAAGGCCACACAGACGCCATCTACTCCCTCCGGTTcagcagagacggagagatCCTCGCCTCTG GCTCCATGGACAACACGGTTCGTCTGTGGAATGCTACGAAAGCGTTCGATGATTTAGAGACTGATGATTTCACAGCAGCTACAGGACACGTGCATTTACAAGATAACTCCCAGGAGCTTCTGCTGGGAACCTACATGTCTAAATCCACACCTGTCACACACCTTCACTTCACCCGCAGGAACCTGCTGCTGGCCGCTGGGGCCTACAATCCATGA
- the atp5md gene encoding ATP synthase membrane subunit DAPIT, mitochondrial: MGGHDAGTHQFTGFAKYFNAYTITGRRNCVLATYASILAIGLFFKLKPKKQAAVTEK; this comes from the exons ATGGGAGGACACGACGCCGGAACCCACCAGTTCACTGGGTTTGCAAAGTACTTCAATGCATACACAATCACAGGACGGAGGAAT tgtgttttgGCCACATATGCCAGCATACTAGCCATTGGCCTTTTCTTCAAATTGAAGCCCAAGAAACAGGCCGCCGTCACAGAAAAGTGA